A section of the Hemibagrus wyckioides isolate EC202008001 linkage group LG04, SWU_Hwy_1.0, whole genome shotgun sequence genome encodes:
- the LOC131352207 gene encoding extracellular calcium-sensing receptor-like, with product MTLLLLWLLVLRFSIFCGALETHCTLQNNFEPGFMAGGDFVIGGIFPLHYNQEMPDLNCTYKPGPVQCNGFDPRAFRWALTMKLAVEEINNSSELLPNHTLGYKIFDSCAYPLTGQRAALAVMNGPTEADSPMCSSASPMLAIIGESGSAQSIVVSRILQPFRIPMISYFSSCACLSDRREFPTFFRVIPSDAYQVKAIAQLLIHFNWTWVGVVRGDHAYGRSALQGLLNELEDTSVCVSYQEMIPLLYDSQRAIEIIRVMNSSSARVVVVFSAEGELTPFLKDYMKLNVTGIQWIASEAWVTASVFTGSEYYPFLGGTIGFGIRQGYIPKLKDYITTVNPQSYPSNPLVEELWAALYGCSPISSLTHSIQLPLCTGQETLNKQHSAYMNTSSPRIAYNVYKGVYAIAHSLHNLIFCKPGNGPFNNSMCADSTKVYPWQLQHYLQEVSFTISGEMVNFDMNGDSIPSYDLINWQKGTAGNIELVKVGMYDGAREAGSELVVYDTAITWAKDKSEVPVSVCSDSCPPGSRKAVRQGEPLCCFDCVPCDSGKISNQTDSVDCMICPEDYWSNADGTECIPKIIEFLSHDAMGLTLTVIAVVGACVTLAVFAVFLYYRNTPIVRMNNSELSFFILFSLTLCFLCALIFIGEPTTWSCMLRHTAFSITFSLCISCILGKTLVVLAAFTATQPGNNVMKWLGPTQQRIIIFSCTLVQVIICAAWLISSPPFPYKNTQYQHSKIILDCRVGSELAFWCVLGYIGLLACLCFILAFLARKLPGNFNEAKFITFSMLIFCAVWLAFIPAYVSSPGKFTTAVEIFAILASSFGLLSCLFAPKCYIILLKPEKNTKQHLMGK from the exons ATGACGCTCCTTCTTCTGTGGCTCCTGGTGCTCCGCTTTTCCATCTTTTGTGGAGCATTGGAAACTCATTGCACTTTGCAGAATAATTTTGAGCCAGGATTCATGGCTGGTGGAGACTTTGTCATTGGTGGCATTTTTCCTTTGCATTACAATCAGGAAATGCCAGATCTGAATTGTACATATAAACCTGGACCGGTGCAGTGTAATGG GTTTGATCCCAGAGCTTTCCGGTGGGCTCTGACTATGAAGCTTGCTGTGGAGGAAATTAACAACAGTAGTGAGCTGCTCCCTAATCACACTCTCggttataaaatatttgattCTTGTGCATATCCTTTAACTGGTCAGAGAGCAGCTCTGGCTGTAATGAATGGACCAACAGAAGCTGATAGTCCCATGTGTTCAAGTGCGAGCCCGATGCTTGCCATCATTGGTGAATCTGGGTCAGCTCAATCTATTGTGGTGTCTAGAATTTTACAACCTTTCAGGATTCCAATg ATCAGCTATTTCTCTTCTTGTGCCTGCCTCAGTGACAGACGAGAATTCCCGACCTTCTTCCGGGTCATCCCCAGTGATGCATACCAGGTGAAAGCCATTGCCCAGTTGCTGATACATTTCAACTGGACATGGGTGGGTGTGGTTAGGGGTGACCATGCGTATGGGCGCTCTGCTCTGCAGGGACTGCTTAATGAGCTGGAGGATACAAGCGTGTGTGTCTCTTATCAGGAGATGATCCCCCTGCTGTATGACAGCCAGAGAGCAATAGAGATCATCCGTGTGATGAACAGCTCCAGTGCTCGAGTAGTAGTGGTGTTTTCAGCTGAGGGGGAACTCACACCTTTTCTGAAGGACTATATGAAACTAAATGTTACTGGTATTCAGTGGATTGCCAGTGAGGCCTGGGTAACAGCTTCGGTCTTCACAGGAAGTGAGTACTACCCCTTCCTAGGAGGCACAATTGGGTTTGGGATACGGCAGGGCTATATTCCAAAACTGAAAGACTATATAACAACAGTGAACCCACAGTCATACCCATCCAACCCCCTGGTGGAGGAACTATGGGCTGCACTGTACGGATGCTCTCCCATTTCCTCTCTTACCCATAGTATTCAACTGCCTCTCTGCACTGGACAAGAGACACTCAACAAGCAACATTCTGCTTATATGAACACATCCAGTCCTCGCATTGCATATAATGTATACAAAGGTGTGTATGCTATTGCTCATTCCCTCCATAATCTTATTTTCTGCAAACCTGGAAATGGTCCATTCAATAACTCCATGTGTGCTGACAGCACTAAAGTCTATCCATGGCAG CTCCAGCATTACCTACAAGAAGTGTCGTTTACTATCTCAGGTGAGATGGTCAACTTTGATATGAATGGTGACTCAATCCCGTCCTACGACCTGATCAACTGGCAGAAGGGCACAGCTGGCAATATTGAGCTGGTTAAAGTGGGCATGTATGATGGGGCTCGAGAGGCCGGGAGTGAGCTGGTCGTTTATGACACAGCTATCACATGGGCCAAAGACAAGAGTGAG GTGCCAGTCTCTGTTTGTAGTGACAGCTGCCCTCCGGGATCTAGGAAAGCTGTCCGTCAAGGGGAGCCTCTGTGCTGCTTTGACTGTGTACCATGTGACAGTGGCAAGATTAGTAATCAGACAG ATTCAGTAGACTGCATGATCTGTCCTGAGGATTATTGGTCCAATGCAGATGGAACAGAATGTATTCCCAAGATCATTGAGTTCCTTTCCCATGATGCAATGGGGTTAACACTGACAGTTATTGCTGTTGTTGGGGCTTGTGTCACCTTAGCTGTATTTGCAGTCTTTCTCTACTACAGAAACACTCCTATTGTGCGTATGAATAATTCAGAGCTGAGTTTCTTCATCCTGTTCTCCTTGACCCTGTGTTTCCTGTGTGCTCTGATCTTCATTGGGGAGCCTACTACATGGTCATGCATGCTACGTCACACTGCATTCAGCATCACCTTCTCCCTCTGCATCTCCTGCATCCTGGGTAAAACCTTAGTGGTTCTTGCTGCTTTCACAGCCACACAGCCTGGAAACAACGTGATGAAATGGCTCGGGCCTACACAGCAGAGGATCATCATCTTTAGCTGCACCCTGGTCCAGGTGATCATCTGTGCTGCCTGGCTCATATCCTCCCCTCCATTCccctataaaaacacacaatatcAGCACTCTAAGATCATTCTAGACTGCAGGGTGGGATCTGAGCTGGCCTTCTGGTGTGTGCTTGGCTATATTGGACTcttggcctgtttgtgtttcattttgGCTTTTCTGGCACGGAAATTGCCTGGAAATTTTAATGAGGcaaaattcattacatttagcATGTTAATATTTTGTGCAGTGTGGCTGGCGTTTATACCTGCCTATGTAAGTTCACCTGGTAAATTCACCACTGCAGTTGAAATATTTGCTATTTTAGCTTCAAGCTTTGGCCTCCTTTCGTGCTTATTTGCTCCAAAGTGTTACATTATACTACTCAAACCAGAAAAGAATACCAAACAGCATCTAATGgggaaataa